Proteins encoded together in one Vigna angularis cultivar LongXiaoDou No.4 chromosome 5, ASM1680809v1, whole genome shotgun sequence window:
- the LOC108339237 gene encoding pentatricopeptide repeat-containing protein At4g17616 produces MGKNKELTRTNSYEIVMPPQLSNLHPVFHVSQHRLYVSDPSHVLEVNDVQPSAAARLRDATGLLREEPASYPLIDQLSGDSTGFLHTATATAAASSPPVTVRARFSLKASPLRRWAKVGWVNQAGLACFDSPIRNHFFRKVFRLGKILQGHVCFKQLSPFLQKFSTSGNSEKLSWERSTKDILLGKLKFALRSHQVHEAWESFQDFRSLYGYPEVHLLNQLIVQLSYSSNHVWMRKACDLVLQIVREKSGLLHDDTLTKLALSLARLQMPSPASVILRLMLDKGCVPSMHLLSLVVFHIVKSEIGTHLSSNYLFQVCDLYNCLNDKKVHHAVTVKLDTLVFNLVLDACVKFKLSLKGLRLIELMSLTGTVADAHSIVIISQILEMNGLRDEMQELKDHIDRVSAAYVCHYCQFYDSLLRLHFKFNDIDAAAKLVLDMTSSHNCNVKKEYGKHLQNPCFISIGSPNLRSALKIHIEPEQMCKDFVLKVESRQVLIFYRGGKLVLSNRALAKFISGYKKDGRIGELSKLLLTIQGELCSVAGSSLCFDVISSCIQLGWLECAHDILDDIEVTGSPMGQDMYLLLVSAYQKRGLQREAKALLKQMKKVGLLNTGLSDDATGKHNLCEKTLNSPGKADLAIALAQILEDEDQTIFPLVYNFNSSIFFFCKARMIEDALKAYRRMLSMNVQPTSQTFSFLMRGYSSLGMYREITILWRDIKRFMKSDNLVGNRDLYELLLLNFLRGGYFERVMEVISHMRDHNMYADKWIYKIEFLRLHKNLYRSLKASNTRTEAQSKRLEHVQEFRKWVGID; encoded by the exons ATGGGGAAAAATAAAGAGTTAACAAGGACCAATAGCTATGAGATAGTTATGCCTCCTCAGTTGTCAAATCTTCATCCAGTGTTCCATGTTTCACAGCATAGGCTGTATGTGTCAGACCCCTCTCATGTGCTTGAAGTTAATGATGTTCAG CCCTCCGCCGCCGCACGCCTCCGCGACGCGACGGGCCTCCTCCGCGAGGAGCCTGCTTCCTATCCGCTAATCGACCAGCTTTCCGGCGACTCAACGGGATTTCTTCATACCGCAACCGCAACCGCCGCCGCCTCTTCTCCTCCCGTAACAGTGAGAGCAAGATTTTCCTTGAAG GCCAGTCCATTGAGGAGGTGGGCCAAAGTGGGCTGGGTCAATCAGGCTGGGCTGGCCTGTTTTGACAGCCCTATTCGTAACCACTTTTTCAGAAAGGTTTTTCGTTTAGGCAAGATTTTGCAAGGACATGTCTGCTTTAAGCAGCTCAGTCCATTTCTGCAAAAATTTTCCACTTCTGGGAACAGTGAAAAATTATCATGGGAGCGTTCCACCAAAGATATTCTATTGGGAAAGCTTAAGTTTGCTTTGAGGAGTCATCAGGTGCATGAAGCATGGGAGTCCTTTCAGGATTTTAGAAGCCTTTATGGTTACCCTGAGGTTCATCTATTGAACCAACTCATTGTTCAATTGTCCTATTCTTCCAATCATGTTTGGATGCGAAAAGCTTGTGATTTGGTGTTGCAGATTGTTAGAGAGAAGTCTGGTTTACTTCATGATGATACCTTAACCAAACTTGCACTCTCCCTTGCTAGGTTGCAAATGCCATCCCCTGCCTCAGTGATACTTAGGTTGATGCTTGACAAAGGGTGTGTGCCCTCTATGCATTTATTGTCCTTGGTTGTTTTTCATATTGTGAAGTCAGAAATTGGAACACATCTTTCATCCAATTATCTGTTTCAAGTTTGTGATCTTTACAATTGCTTGAATGATAAGAAGGTTCACCATGCAGTCACAGTCAAGCTGGATACCTTGGTCTTTAACCTTGTTCTTGATGCTTGTGTGAAGTTTAAATTGTCTTTAAAAGGCCTGAGACTGATTGAATTAATGTCGCTGACTGGGACCGTGGCTGACGCACACTCCATTGTAATAATTTCACAGATTCTAGAGATGAATGGTCTGAGAGATGAAATGCAGGAATTGAAAGATCATATTGACAGAGTTTCGGCTGCTTATGTTTGTCACTATTGTCAGTTCTATGATAGTTTGCTGAGGTTGCACTTCAAATTTAATGACATTGATGCTGCAGCTAAGCTTGTTCTGGATATGACTAGCTCGCATAATTGTAATGTTAAGAAAGAATATGGGAAACACTTGCAGAATCCTTGTTTTATTTCCATTGGATCTCCTAACCTTAGGAGTGCATTGAAGATACACATTGAACCTGAGCAAATGTGTAAGGATTTTGTCCTTAAAGTTGAAAGCAGACAGGTTTTAATCTTCTATAGGGGTGGGAAACTAGTTCTTAGTAATAGAGCTTTGGCTAAGTTTATCAGTGGTTACAAGAAAGATGGGAGGATTGGTGAACTTTCAAAACTCTTACTTACTATTCAAGGGGAATTATGTTCAGTGGCAGGCTCCAGTTTGTGTTTTGATGTAATCAGTTCTTGTATTCAATTAGGATGGCTTGAGTGTGCTCATGACATTTTGGATGATATAGAGGTTACTGGTTCTCCAATGGGTCAGGATATGTATCTGTTACTTGTGTCGGCATACCAGAAGCGGGGATTGCAAAGAGAAGCAAAGGCACTactaaaacaaatgaaaaaggTTGGTTTGTTGAACACAGGGTTATCTGATGATGCTACGGGCAAACACAACCTCTgtgaaaaaacattaaattcacCTGGTAAAGCAGATTTGGCCATTGCCTTAGCTCAAATATTGGAAGATGAAGATCAGACAATTTTTCCTTTGGTGTATAACTTCAattcttccattttctttttctgcaaGGCCAGAATGATAGAGGATGCATTAAAGGCATATAGAAGAATGCTTAGCATGAATGTTCAGCCCACAAGTcaaactttttcctttttaatgcGTGGATATTCTTCTCTTGGTATGTATCGTGAGATCACAATCTTGTGGCGAGACATTAAGAGATTCATGAAGAGTGACAATTTAGTGGGAAACAGAGATCTCTATGAGTTACTATTGCTAAACTTTCTTCGAGGTGGTTACTTTGAGAGAGTGATGGAGGTCATTAGCCATATGAGAGACCATAACATGTATGCTGACAAGTGGATTTACAAAATTGAGTTCCTTAGACTTCATAAAAATCTTTATAGGAGTTTAAAAGCATCAAATACAAGAACAGAAGCACAAAGCAAACGGCTTGAGCATGTTCAGGAATTTAGGAAATGGGTCGGTATTGATTAA